Genomic DNA from Budorcas taxicolor isolate Tak-1 chromosome 5, Takin1.1, whole genome shotgun sequence:
caaggcttgatcgctcagagcttttgtgtagtaaagttttattaaagtataaaagagatagagaaagcttctgacatagacatcagaagagggcagaaagaatacccccctgctagtctttagcaggGAATTTTATACATACATCCTCCTGCcactaaagagagagaaaaaaatgtctgacacttgcagcctatttcctccatttgggggcttctagccttcctgcctgttaccctctcagtgtCTCCAGCCTGAGTTAACCTACAGAGGAATCAAAAACCAAGAAGGGGATAGACAAGCATCCTCGAGTCCCATAGAGTCCCAGGGGTCTGTTCCCTCAGCCTCCTTCCCGTCTGTCTCCTCAGAGAGCCACAGCCAAGGTACCCACTTCCTCCCCCTCCAGCCCCCTAAGCCCAGCTAATGACTTGTAAGTGAGGCCAGGACAGCCCACAGGGAGAGGGGACAGCAGATGGAGTCCCAGAGGCCAGGCAGAATGTGGAGAGGAGGTCCCCCAGCATCTCTGGGCCTTCTCCTGCCCTGTCCCTTTTCCGATCCTCCTCCTGCTCCGGGGGCATCACCACAGAGGCCCCTTCCTCTGGCTCTCCCCCTGCCACCAGCCTAGTCTCTTTTCAAGGGTCAGTAGACTCCGAACTGAACCCCAATCTGAGCTTTGCCACCTCCCACCTGTGTGACATGGATTGCCTTACCTgaactcacctgtaaaatgaaaagaatattacCTTTTGTTGTTATGAAGATCAAATACAATGTGTGTCCATGGTCTGGGCCATtctgacaaaggtttgtatagtcaaagttatggtttttccggtggccatgtatggatgtgaggattggaccataaagcagccccaaagacttgatgctttcaaactgtggtgttggagaagactcttgagagtcccttggactgcaaggaaatcaaaccagtcaatcctaatggaaatcagtcctgaatattcattggaaggactaatgctgaagctgaagcttcaatactttgtcctctgatgcaaaagctgactcatttaaaaagaccctgttgctgagaaagtttgaaggcagaaggagaagggggtgacagaggataagatggtttgatggcatcactgattccatggatatgaatttgagcaaacttcaggagactgtggaggacagaggagcctggcatgctgcagtacctagggttgcaaagagtcggacaggacctatcgactgaacaacaacgggcGTGGCCTGGGCCACATACTAGGCCTTGCCTAGAGCAATGCTGTCCCTTCTACTTGAAATATGTTAGTTCCAGGTGGAaacctctccccctcctccagggtccTCCTTCCTCTATGCTGTGTTCAGGCATCTGTTCAGTGCTCCCATATATAAACACCTGTTTACCAGGTGTGACTGCCTCAGGCAGTACTCAGTACTGGCTCTATTGATCTCAAACACCCCTGCAGAGACCCAGGTGCTCAGTTattcctcccactccctcccaccccaatcAATCAATACACAGTTAGTGCTGTGGGTTCCTTCCATGTGTGCCCTGGATTCCTTTCACTCTTAGTGAAgcagaataaataagaaaaattaacagCTCTTTATGCTacaggaaagagaggaaggaagatttCTGGTATCTCTTTTTCAAATAAGGATACCAAtcttattggattagggccccccACTTGTTATCTCATTTCACTGTAATTATCTCCTTAAAGGCCCTATCTTCTACTAGTCATGGGGGTggggagtttgagcttcaacttATGAACTGGGTAGGAGGTGGACACAGTCCACCCATAACCCCAGGTGAATCCATCAACAGGAACCCCAGATGACTGCTACTCAGGAAGATTAACCAGTTTATACTTAATACCATTTAGATTCTGTCATTATTTCctctaatcttattttttttccatctagaCAGTGAAAACTTTTTTGAGGATATCATTCAGTATTTGCAGGACACAATGAGCAGAGAACAGCTGGAACTCCTGCTCACTGAAGAGGAAGCCTGGGAGAGTTTTGTGGCTGAGGCTGATTTGTCCAGGTAACATGCACAGATGCATCAGAAATGTCACCTGTATCCCCCTGAACCAGGGTAGCTTCCTCCTGGCAGGTacacctcctccaggcaggacTATGGTTGGTGTCAAGGATGTTCCTTCTCACGATTCCATGAGGAAGTTTTCCTCCATGTCATTTTCTGGTAGTGAACAGTCTCAGGTTGAGAAGAGATGAAACGTGCAAAGAAGGGGGCAGGTTACATGGCCTTGGACAAGTTATCGATCTACTCTTggacttagtttcttcatctgttcagTTTTATTGTGAGGACACTGAGATCATGCATGCAAAGTGCTTCCATAATGACTGACACAGAGTAGGTGTGCTGTGcaatgcttagttgcttcagttgtgtccaactctttgcaaccccacgggctatagcccaccaggctcctttgtccatggacttctccaggcaagaatactggagtgggttgccatgccctcctccaggggatcttcccagcccagggatctaatccaggtttcctgcattgcaaacagattctttattgtctgagctaccagggaagcccaagaatactggagcaggtaacctatcccttctccaggagatcctcctgacctggaaatcaaactggggcctcctgcattgcaggcagatcctttaccagctgagctaccagggaagcccacagagtaggtgctcaacattaacttttaaaataagctttttgGGAAGAGACGGGGGCCAACGTCCTTTTTCCTGGTGATGAAAACCAGATGGGACCCTATTTAGGATAAGTCGGAAAATCCTGACACCATCACTTTCTGTTCCTGGGGATTCTGACTAGAGTGCTTTCATCCCCTATGTTAGGGACTGTACCAACCCTGCAGGATCCAACTTGCTCGTATGGCAGAGAAGCTGGAGAGGAACTGGATGGAGCTGGTGGGGTCCTGGCTCTAGCCCTGCCCAGCTCTGGGGCTCTGGGTTTATGTCTTGGAGCCCCAGATCTGTCCTGTGTCCAATGGGAATAGCAATTCAATCTGatggattgtggtgatggctTCAGAGTGAACTGCAGGGTCAGAGGTGGGGAACCAAATGGAATCATCTCACCCAAaggcccagggaggcctggacCAGGGTCAGACCCAGGGTTAACGGTGGAGCAGAGCGTCCAGGCTGGAGGACGAGTAGGCAGGCTTGGGCAGCAGGGCCAGGACTAGAGTGGGGAGAGTGGGCCCCGAGGACACAGACCTGAAGGGGCTGTGACCCTAGCAGAGGTCCCCTGAGTTGGGGCAGGGGGACATTTCTTCCCTCCCTGACAGGATCCCCTCATGCTGGGCTAGAGGGCCCTGGGTGACCGTGCACACCCTGCCTGGGACCTGGGTTCTCATTCCATCTGGGACCCTCTTCTAATCTACATGGAGCCGCCCTGACAGTTAGGATGCGTGGCTCAGTGAGTCCTCCAGAGTCACAGTGAGTGGCTGCGATTGTGTGTCATTTGAGGGATTCTGAGGAGCCTCGCGCATCCCCACCAGAGGAAACGCTTCCTCCACCAGCTGTGCAAGGGCCGGTCTCTTCAGGCTCAGCCGTTCAGACGGGCATTTTCTCGAGTCTCTCGAATCTTTTGAGGTTCCATAAAGTTGCACACAGCCTTGGAGGGCAGGCAGTTGAAGTTGTCACAGATAAAGTGTGAGTTAGACTGATGACCCCTGAGAAGTCagggtgctgggtgctgggtcAGGAGTCAGGGAGGTGGGCTGGAGAGTCCAAGGGAAACAGGCTCACAGCACATCTCCTGGTTCTCTGTCACTTGGGCCCAGTGACCTGCCACTGGGAAGGCCAAGGATATCAGGCTTAGGGGAGAGCAGATGCCAGCCAAAATGACCTTTAAGGGTCCTTATAGCTCTGAGTAATGTGTTTCAAAAAAATTCTACGTACACGGAGTTAGCCAATCTGTAAATTGCAAGGGCACAGTCCCCAGGACTGTCCTTACATTTGACACCAATGGCAAGTTTGGGGGTTCCCAAAGCCACTTGAAGGCCTGAAAATTCCCTAGAGGGATGCACAGAACTCACTGAAAGCTTCATGATCCCAATTACAGTTTATTACAGGGAAGGATGAAGGTTCCCATCAGCCACAGGGCAGAGTCTGGGCAGGTTTCACACACAAAGCTTCCATTTTCATCAGGATGCATTACTGTCCTGGATTCCATGTGTGGCAGGACACACAGAACACTGCCCACCAGGGACCCTCACCCTATTTAACAACAAGTTATCCTGACCTATTTTCTCCAGCCCCAACCCAGAGGTCAGACTAATGCCTTAGAGTCCAGCTCTTCCAGAGGTCAGAACTGATACCATGCGAGCCAAGACCCCATTACGTCACTTTGTCAGACTGCCCAGTGTCTGAAGTCCTAGGCGGAGGAGGACACTCCTATCAGCCAGAATAGTCTAGGGGCTTAAGGACCACTTTCCAGTAGCCAAGGGCAAAGAGCAGGTTGACCTCACTAGCCACTGAGGCCCTTGAATGAAGGTTTTCTCCTCTAATCCcacttctctttgtttctctgtggCCTTCCCACTCTAGAAACTCTTTGAAAGTGTTGGTGTTGACCTGCCTGTGAGGAATCTTTATCAAATACCTCTCTGAAGTTAAGCATATTCTAAGATGACCTTTGCTGATTTTTCCCATGACTGAATAAAGTATATGGAGCGTCTACACTGCCCAGACATGTTTAATGTTGAAAAacattttacatttgtaaaattCTTTCCTTGTGATTTGTAATAAAGTATCTGTGGTCTACGCAGGATAGCTCTTGTCAAGCCCATTTTATGGACTCGCTTGATGTTCACTGTTACAGGGAAGAGGCAGACGCACTACACAAATATCTGCTGGAGCTGAAAACAGACTTGGCAGAGGAGGACCAAGACAGGCCACAACAAGACCAGCTGGACAGGAAGAGGTTTTTGGAGGAATTTCCTCGGGTGAAACGGgagctggaggagagcatagcaaagCTCCGTGAGCTGGCAGACAAGATCGACAAGGTGCACAGAAACTGCACCATCTCCAACGTGGTGGCCAACTCTGCCGGCGCTGTGTCTGGCGTCCTGACCGTCCTTGGCCTGGCTCTGGCACCCATGACAGCAGGCATCAGTCTGGGACTCTCGGCCACTGGGTTAGGGCTGGGAGCGGCGgctgctgtgaccagtgtgtccACCAGCATTGTGGAACACGTAAGCAGGTCATCAGCAGAAATTGAAGCCAGTCGCCTTGTGCCAACAGATATCAGTAAAGAGGAGGCGTTTGCAGAGGTTTTATGTAAGAGGACAACCCAGATCGTTTCCTCTACAAAGAACTTCATCCAAGCCTTGAAAGGCATTGGGAAAAATGTACGTGCCATCAAGCTGGCCAAAGTCAACCCTCGCTTAGCATCCCACGCTAAGCGCTTCATGACTGTGGGGCAAGTCTCCGCCCGAACTGGCAAGCAGGTGCAGAGAGCATTTGGAGGCACGGCTCTGGCAATGACCAAAAGCGCCCGGATCGTGGGTGCAGCCACGGCAGGTGTTGCCCTCCTGTTGGATGTGGCCTTCCTGGTGAAAGAGGCAAAGCACTTGCATGAAGGGGCAAAGACAGAGTCAGCGGAAAGGATGAGGCAGCTGGCCGCGGAGCTGGAGAAGAAATTGGAAGAGCTCATCCGGACCTATGAGAGTCTGTAGGAGGGCTGGACTTGGCCCCTACCAGGACAGTGCGGGGCCAAGAGAAGAAGGCACCTTGTTAGCGGGGAAGCAAGACAAAGAGGGGAAACTGGGCTGGTCTCCTGACTTGTTTTAGTCCATTGTCTGGACtatgccattttcccaaaggaAGAGAAATCCTTAAACCCTCTTGTATTCAAAACATGTCATTTTCTTCCCTAAATTCTCCCTCTTGGCTCAAGATGAGTCACAAAGCTTCAAGTACCACTgttcaaaaagtatttttttaaaaatacagaataagtGTCACCAATTTGTTCATGTCTCTAGATTTGTTTCCTCtgcatttatctttaaaaacctTAATAGGAAACCAACACCTTTTTATTTGCCCAACAATCACATGATCAGGGAGCCTAGTTCATGACACCAGCCCTGccctcttgctgtctctccagCTGTCCTTTGTTGGCATGTAGAGGGGAGAGGCTGTGACACCACGTCACACATGACCTCTCTTGCTCTGATTTCTGCATCCCTCCATGGCGCCCCTCTGAGCATTTCACCAAAGATCTGCATCACCTCAAGGGGACCCTAGGcagaaaacaaacagaacttTTTAGCGTCTGTGTTCCTCGAGTTTTCTAAATTGAAGAGTGGTTGATTTTCaacatcatgttagtttcagttaTATAGTACAGTGATTCtgctatgtatatatacaaagagtatgtatttttcagattcttttctcttataggttattacaaaatattgagtatagttccctgtgctatacagtaggtccttgtcagttatcgattttatatatagtagtgtttatCCGTTAATTCTAAACCTCTAATTTATCCCACCATACCCCTTCCCCTTCAGTAACCATAAATTTTTGATTAGCAGTAATTATTTGATGTTCTACTACAGtttccacccccccacccccgagagGGGATTGGGGGCTGTTTCTTTTTTCAGCAAAAACTCCTATACATCCTGTCTCCTCCTTAACCTCTTTGGAACAGCCCTGCAGAGCTC
This window encodes:
- the LOC128048976 gene encoding apolipoprotein L2-like, encoding MSSEDRRGSSDSENFFEDIIQYLQDTMSREQLELLLTEEEAWESFVAEADLSREEADALHKYLLELKTDLAEEDQDRPQQDQLDRKRFLEEFPRVKRELEESIAKLRELADKIDKVHRNCTISNVVANSAGAVSGVLTVLGLALAPMTAGISLGLSATGLGLGAAAAVTSVSTSIVEHVSRSSAEIEASRLVPTDISKEEAFAEVLCKRTTQIVSSTKNFIQALKGIGKNVRAIKLAKVNPRLASHAKRFMTVGQVSARTGKQVQRAFGGTALAMTKSARIVGAATAGVALLLDVAFLVKEAKHLHEGAKTESAERMRQLAAELEKKLEELIRTYESL